A window of Amycolatopsis australiensis contains these coding sequences:
- a CDS encoding TetR/AcrR family transcriptional regulator, producing the protein MRVEFDAGVRHDGSVSTTEPTSRRRGRRPAGEDTRTALVEAARAVFAENGYDGATVRAIATRAGVDAAMVNHWFGGKEGLFAKAVLQLPFDPLDLLATLRDGPDDELGERIVRTFITRWDGAGGSVFVALIRSVTGHEQAGHVLRDFFQKFFTALISSIGSDRVSLRMTLCASQMVGMGMIRYVAKFEPFAGEDVEVLVRAVAPNLQRYLTGEIG; encoded by the coding sequence ATGCGTGTTGAATTTGACGCGGGGGTGCGCCATGATGGGAGTGTGAGCACCACCGAGCCTACTTCCCGGCGCCGCGGGCGGCGGCCCGCCGGCGAGGACACCCGCACGGCGCTGGTCGAGGCCGCGCGCGCCGTGTTCGCCGAGAACGGCTACGACGGCGCGACGGTCCGCGCGATCGCCACCCGCGCCGGCGTCGACGCGGCGATGGTCAACCACTGGTTCGGCGGCAAGGAGGGCCTGTTCGCCAAGGCCGTGCTGCAGCTGCCGTTCGACCCGCTGGACCTGCTGGCCACCCTGCGCGACGGCCCCGACGACGAGCTCGGCGAACGGATCGTGCGCACGTTCATCACCCGCTGGGACGGCGCGGGCGGCAGCGTGTTCGTGGCGCTCATCCGCAGCGTCACCGGCCACGAGCAGGCCGGCCACGTGCTGCGCGACTTCTTCCAGAAGTTCTTCACCGCGCTGATCTCGTCGATCGGCTCGGACCGCGTCTCGCTGCGCATGACGCTCTGCGCGTCCCAGATGGTGGGCATGGGCATGATCCGGTACGTGGCGAAGTTCGAGCCGTTCGCCGGCGAGGACGTCGAAGTGCTGGTGCGGGCGGTGGCGCCGAACCTGCAGCGCTACCTCACCGGCGAAATCGGCTGA
- a CDS encoding DUF3592 domain-containing protein: protein MALDDPGRRRVAWLAVVVISGLVFLIVTAGMAYSLLAPGYVFEDGELPIEAAVLAGSLALSAFGARRVRAADLVLRDRVPDDGAWLPPERATGDGDVDLDAETRGLRRTARRAAALVLVWAAVSAGGLAGLLVAEQSAADLLATGVRTPGVVVSVHDRTKGSPSIWVRYRSPGASWAEEIVSDSGRAYHRGDPVTVVYDPARPERARTTEEPNEDQVLVGFGVIALLLGFAGLPVAVAAAAGWRRRARAVARTGWRVATVTVVPHPGRRRWPSEVRVRYRDGSGIVLGCTLSTRGTGVPAGRVKRAWVGGWGRQMVVLFPRGARKPGPHAMPAYAIGSRLSRFRR, encoded by the coding sequence ATGGCGCTCGACGACCCCGGCCGGCGCCGGGTGGCGTGGCTGGCCGTCGTCGTGATCAGCGGGCTCGTCTTCCTGATCGTCACGGCCGGAATGGCCTATTCGCTTCTGGCGCCCGGATACGTCTTCGAGGACGGCGAGCTGCCCATCGAGGCCGCCGTCCTGGCCGGTTCACTGGCGCTTTCCGCGTTCGGCGCCCGCCGCGTGCGCGCCGCCGACCTGGTGCTGCGCGACCGCGTGCCGGACGACGGCGCCTGGCTGCCGCCCGAACGCGCGACCGGCGACGGCGACGTCGACCTGGACGCGGAAACCCGCGGCCTGCGCCGGACCGCCCGCCGCGCGGCGGCGCTCGTCCTCGTCTGGGCCGCCGTGTCCGCCGGCGGGCTCGCCGGCCTGCTCGTCGCGGAGCAGTCCGCCGCGGACCTGCTCGCCACGGGCGTCCGGACCCCGGGCGTGGTGGTGTCGGTGCACGACCGGACGAAGGGCTCGCCGTCGATCTGGGTGCGGTACCGGTCGCCGGGCGCGTCCTGGGCCGAGGAGATCGTCAGCGACTCCGGCCGCGCGTACCACCGCGGCGATCCGGTGACCGTCGTCTACGACCCGGCGCGCCCGGAACGCGCCCGCACCACCGAAGAGCCGAACGAGGACCAGGTCCTCGTCGGGTTCGGCGTGATCGCGCTGCTGCTCGGCTTCGCCGGGCTGCCGGTCGCGGTCGCGGCCGCCGCGGGCTGGCGCCGCCGGGCCCGCGCGGTGGCGCGCACCGGGTGGCGGGTCGCGACCGTCACCGTCGTGCCGCACCCGGGACGGCGGCGGTGGCCGTCCGAGGTGCGCGTCCGCTACCGCGACGGCAGCGGGATCGTCCTCGGGTGCACGTTGTCGACGCGCGGCACCGGCGTCCCGGCCGGCCGGGTGAAGCGGGCGTGGGTCGGCGGCTGGGGACGGCAGATGGTCGTGCTGTTCCCGCGCGGCGCGCGCAAGCCCGGACCGCACGCGATGCCCGCGTACGCGATCGGGTCGCGGCTCAGCCGATTTCGCCGGTGA
- a CDS encoding DUF1304 domain-containing protein: MRIVADVLIGLVALIHVAIVVLEMFLWTTPRARAAFGTTEGFARESKTLAANQGLYNGFLALALVWGLVAQEFQLQLYGLICVIVAGLYGAATASRRILFVQVLPGALALVALLLAR; this comes from the coding sequence GTGAGGATCGTCGCGGACGTCCTGATCGGGCTGGTCGCCCTGATCCACGTCGCCATCGTCGTGCTGGAGATGTTCCTCTGGACGACACCGCGGGCCCGCGCGGCCTTCGGCACCACCGAGGGGTTCGCGCGCGAGAGCAAGACGCTCGCGGCGAACCAGGGCCTGTACAACGGCTTCCTCGCGCTCGCGCTCGTCTGGGGCCTGGTCGCGCAGGAGTTCCAGCTCCAGCTGTACGGCCTGATCTGCGTGATCGTCGCGGGCCTCTACGGCGCCGCGACAGCGAGCCGGCGCATCCTGTTCGTCCAGGTCCTGCCGGGCGCGCTGGCGCTCGTCGCGCTCCTGCTGGCCCGGTAG
- the hisI gene encoding phosphoribosyl-AMP cyclohydrolase — MTLNAAVSARLKRNADGLIAAVVVEHATSDVLMMAWMNDEALAATLATRRGTYWSRSRQKLWVKGETSGHYQHVREVRIDCDGDTVLLRVDQTGPACHTGTHTCFDTEERLLLADEKEFA; from the coding sequence ATGACCCTGAACGCGGCCGTCTCCGCGCGCCTCAAGCGCAACGCCGACGGCCTGATCGCCGCGGTCGTCGTCGAGCACGCCACATCGGACGTGCTGATGATGGCCTGGATGAACGACGAAGCCCTCGCCGCCACCCTGGCCACCCGCCGCGGCACGTACTGGAGCCGCAGCAGGCAGAAGCTGTGGGTCAAGGGCGAGACGTCCGGGCACTACCAGCACGTCCGCGAAGTGCGCATCGACTGCGACGGCGATACGGTGCTGCTGCGCGTCGACCAGACCGGCCCGGCCTGTCACACCGGCACGCACACCTGTTTCGACACCGAGGAGCGCCTGCTTCTGGCCGACGAGAAAGAGTTCGCGTGA
- the hisF gene encoding imidazole glycerol phosphate synthase subunit HisF, which yields MSVAVRVIPCLDVDAGRVVKGVNFAGLRDAGDPVELARRYDAEGADELTFLDVTASSGDRETTYDVVRRTAEQVFIPLTVGGGVRSNDDVNRLLRTGADKVSINTAAIARPEFLSEASRRFGAQCIVLSVDARRVPEGGEPTPSGFEVTTHGGRRGTGIDAVEWAARGEELGVGEILLNSMDADGTKNGFDLELIALVRKAVRVPVIASGGAGAVEHFLPAVKTGADAVLAASVFHFGQLKIGDVKDALREGGVEVR from the coding sequence ATGTCTGTCGCGGTGCGGGTGATCCCCTGTCTCGACGTCGACGCCGGCCGGGTCGTGAAGGGTGTCAACTTCGCCGGCCTGCGCGACGCCGGCGATCCCGTCGAACTGGCCCGGCGTTACGACGCCGAAGGGGCCGACGAGCTGACGTTCCTCGACGTCACCGCCTCCTCCGGCGACCGCGAAACCACCTACGACGTGGTCCGCCGCACCGCCGAGCAGGTCTTCATCCCGCTCACCGTCGGCGGCGGCGTCCGCAGCAACGACGACGTGAACCGGCTGCTGCGCACCGGCGCCGACAAGGTGAGCATCAACACCGCCGCCATCGCGCGGCCCGAGTTCCTCAGCGAAGCGTCGCGGCGGTTCGGCGCCCAGTGCATCGTCCTGTCGGTCGACGCGCGCCGCGTGCCCGAAGGCGGGGAGCCGACCCCCTCCGGCTTCGAGGTCACCACCCACGGCGGCCGCCGCGGCACCGGCATCGACGCCGTCGAATGGGCCGCGCGCGGCGAGGAACTCGGCGTCGGCGAGATCCTGCTCAACTCCATGGACGCCGACGGCACCAAGAACGGCTTCGACCTCGAGCTCATCGCGCTGGTCCGCAAGGCCGTGCGCGTCCCGGTGATCGCCAGCGGGGGAGCGGGCGCGGTCGAGCACTTCCTGCCCGCCGTGAAAACCGGCGCGGACGCGGTGCTCGCCGCCAGCGTGTTCCACTTCGGACAGCTGAAGATCGGCGACGTCAAGGACGCGCTGCGCGAAGGCGGGGTCGAGGTCCGGTGA
- a CDS encoding TetR/AcrR family transcriptional regulator — protein sequence MARAGRRPGQTETREKILAAARHRFAELGYDGATVRGIAADAGVNAALLHHFFGSKQALFAAAMNLPVNPATVVPAILSGDRAEVGERLVRTFLGFWATPDGRTPFVAMLRAAATNDQVATMLRQFIERTVLAQVATALEVPKARVAGIAAQLIGVALLRYVIKLPPLVQASDEEIVAMLAPVAQYYLTPGDDAG from the coding sequence ATGGCACGGGCGGGGCGGCGGCCGGGGCAGACCGAGACGCGCGAGAAGATCCTGGCAGCGGCCCGGCACCGGTTCGCGGAGCTGGGCTACGACGGCGCGACGGTCCGCGGGATAGCGGCGGACGCGGGCGTCAACGCGGCACTGCTGCACCATTTTTTCGGCAGCAAGCAGGCGCTGTTCGCGGCGGCGATGAACCTCCCGGTGAACCCGGCCACGGTGGTACCGGCCATCCTTTCGGGTGATCGCGCGGAGGTGGGCGAGCGCCTGGTGAGAACGTTCCTGGGCTTCTGGGCCACCCCGGACGGCCGGACCCCGTTCGTGGCCATGCTCCGCGCGGCGGCGACGAACGACCAGGTGGCGACGATGCTGCGCCAGTTCATCGAGCGCACGGTGCTGGCCCAGGTGGCCACGGCGCTGGAGGTGCCGAAGGCGCGGGTGGCGGGCATCGCGGCCCAGCTGATCGGCGTGGCGCTGCTGCGGTACGTGATCAAGCTGCCGCCGCTGGTGCAGGCATCGGACGAGGAGATCGTGGCGATGCTGGCGCCGGTGGCCCAGTACTATCTCACTCCGGGAGATGACGCAGGGTAA
- a CDS encoding DUF3558 domain-containing protein: MRRALLPISAGLLSLTACSTMTSGTAAPAATPSLPSPSGASQEVPGPGVPKVAVPLDTDRFKSAPCSALTAAQVTELFGREITAKPDIEGPGGPGCSWDPVDGSRASVNVLFTTVDDLGLTSVYREQGKAYKFFQPLDPVDGYPVVAYGTSDARSTGRCSVAVGTSDRSTVDITIFQSQAKIGTTDPCQVARTVAEKVVASLKGTS; this comes from the coding sequence GTGCGCCGCGCGCTTCTTCCGATCTCTGCCGGGCTGCTCTCGCTCACTGCGTGTTCGACGATGACTTCCGGCACAGCTGCACCGGCCGCCACGCCGAGTCTTCCCTCGCCGTCTGGCGCGAGCCAGGAAGTACCAGGACCCGGCGTCCCGAAGGTCGCGGTCCCGCTCGACACGGACCGGTTCAAGTCCGCGCCGTGCTCCGCACTGACCGCGGCCCAGGTGACCGAGCTGTTCGGCCGGGAGATAACAGCCAAGCCGGACATCGAAGGGCCTGGAGGTCCGGGATGCAGCTGGGATCCGGTCGACGGTTCGCGCGCCAGCGTCAACGTCCTCTTCACGACGGTCGACGACCTGGGCCTGACCAGCGTCTACCGCGAGCAGGGGAAGGCCTACAAGTTCTTTCAGCCGCTGGATCCGGTCGACGGCTATCCCGTGGTCGCGTACGGAACCTCCGATGCCCGCTCGACCGGCCGCTGTTCCGTCGCCGTCGGCACGAGCGACCGCTCCACGGTCGACATCACGATCTTCCAATCCCAGGCCAAGATCGGCACCACTGACCCGTGCCAGGTGGCTCGGACGGTGGCCGAGAAGGTCGTCGCTTCGCTCAAGGGAACCAGCTGA
- a CDS encoding SigE family RNA polymerase sigma factor — protein sequence MGFEDFVAERLDGLLRYATVLTNDPHLAQDIVQDVLLRAQQRWDAIDSPPTYVRRMVTNEYLSWRRRAVRRMVPSSHDVLDALGPPEADPSAAYDERDAMLGLLATLPRKQRAAVVLRYYENYSDAEIAGFLRCGTSTVRSQISRALATLRQAPHPTALTTGDHG from the coding sequence GTGGGCTTCGAAGACTTCGTGGCGGAGCGGCTTGACGGGCTGCTCCGCTACGCCACCGTCCTGACCAACGACCCGCATCTGGCGCAGGACATCGTCCAGGACGTGCTGCTCCGCGCCCAGCAGCGGTGGGACGCCATCGACTCCCCGCCCACCTACGTGCGGCGGATGGTCACCAACGAGTACCTCTCCTGGCGCCGGCGGGCCGTGCGCCGGATGGTGCCCAGCAGTCACGACGTCCTCGACGCGCTCGGGCCTCCCGAAGCCGATCCCTCGGCCGCCTACGACGAGCGGGACGCCATGCTCGGCCTGCTCGCCACGCTGCCGCGCAAGCAGCGTGCCGCCGTCGTCCTGCGCTACTACGAGAACTACTCCGACGCCGAGATCGCCGGCTTCCTGCGCTGCGGTACCTCGACCGTGCGCAGCCAGATCTCCCGGGCGCTGGCCACCCTGCGCCAGGCCCCGCACCCGACGGCCCTCACCACCGGAGACCACGGATGA